The DNA segment GCAGGCCTGGAAATGACAGAATTCTTCAACAGAGGCAGGTTTGTCCCAAGCACAGAGGAAGACTCAGTCCCAaggccctgggcacagccaggtcCCCACATCTCACCTGGGGTTGTTACAGAAGCGCTGCCTCAGCACCACCCCCCCGCCGCAGCTGcgggagcagggggagaggggGCTCCAGGCAGACCAGTGCCCATGGACCACAGCCATGGGGTTCAGGTCCTCCAGAGAGCTGCACTGACCCTTGGAGCACCACTAGGACCAAGAACACACAGAACTGGCAGCACTGAACACAGCATGGCTGGGATCTAAAAGGTTGGCATAAGTTCCCATCTTTGGCAGGCCGGTAACAGAGAATCCCAAGGTGAATGAGGCACCATCCCACAACAGGATGAAGAGTCCCCTTTCTAATTAGGGACTAACATGAGGCTGGGGTCAAAGCAACAAGCATGCAGGTAATTTGAAATAGGACAGCTCAGATATCAGGCTACAGAACTGCAAAGCAACTCCAGAGACAAAGACAAGGTGGAAGGATCAAGATCAGGACATAACCGGTTTAGGACTGGTTTTAGCTCCCTGGCCAAGGGGCAGTGAGTGCCAGGTACCTTCCAGACACTGACAAAGTTTTGCTGTCTGAGCTCCACAGCCCCCACACCCACTCCTGGTGGGAGCCTGCTTACCTTGTTGAACCCACACTCAGTTCCATCCAGGAGGGGGACCAGAAGCCGAGTACAGCTGGATTTGTCTGCTGGTTGTACATGGCATGAGAGAACTTTGCAGATGTCCTGGTGTGACAAGAAAATCAGGGAGTTCAGGGGGTCACGCTCAACAACACAGAAGTCCCAAAGATCTAAACAGTGCATGTGCCAGGTTTCCTCCCAGACACCCAACAATGCAAGGtccttcatttttcctgctattGGGAAAAAGCTGTGGGCAAAAGATCATCACTGTAGTGATCACCAGCTGTAACAACAGAAGATGATCAACTCAAGCAATTAAAGTTTCACCCACCTTAGTGTTTCCTCATTAACAAAACATGTCCAGATGGCAGCTATTAAACACGCTGTGTTTCCCAGACAAAGGGATTTGAGTTGTGGCAGGGAAGCTGGAGGAATCCAGTGAACAAGAATTCCCCAAGGCAGGACCCTGAGTGGGTGCACACTGCACTGTCAGCTATGCACAACAGCACCTAACTGTGCAAACCTTACAGGAGATTTATGTGGAGGAAGGGAGTGatggagagaagggaaacattttgaaagctATGCCAAGAAATCTCTGGCACAAAAGTATCTTCAAtcccttcagaaaaaaaatgctgccagCCCCTTCTCCTGAATTTTGGCTCCTGAacatttccctgctgcccttAGAAAGACAGACAAACTTTCTACCTACAACACTGCTGTCAGCGAAGGTGCAAGCTGTGGCCACACTCCCAAAGGCTATTTTACACTGCTCATCTGCTCCGTAGTACAAGCCAGGCTTCCACCCCGGGATGCTGCCATCCATGTCCGGCAGGTCATTCAAGCAGCTTGTTTGGCCTGTACTGATAGAAACATGAGGAATAACACTTTCCCAGCTGTGGGTAGTGAGGACAAGGACATGTTTGCAAACTTGTGGTGAGTTTCACTCTGGGAGttggctgctgctttcccagacAACACATGCTTGTTGTGGGCTGGGATGGTTTTAgttgctgcagctgcctggagaTGCTcgcagctccctgctgctggagttcTATCCCATTCCTCTCCTGcacccagccagcacagcctgcagtgccTGTCTGAGCCTGGATGCTCTGATGttgtaaataaaatgttcagGCTGCTGAGCCAGTGCCTGAGAAATCCACTCCGGTCCAGGCACATCAGGCACCAACCAAAGTCACTTCCAACTACGTGAAGCAAAAACTGGGTTTAACCTCAGCAGCAAGTGCtaagaaataaacaaaccccaagCTTTTCACTGTTCCTcatttttcaataatttttttattctttgaggTTTTTCTCTCCTAAGCTCCCAGCATAAAGAACTGAAGAACTCAACCATTCCCTTACCTGACAAGGGTGAGGAACTGCTCCCGACTGCACGGAGACCAGGTGAGGTcgatgttgttgttgtttcctgCTGAGCCCATGATGTaaccactgctgctgcacagatTCCCCTCTCCGTCGTGGGCAATGCCAAGGCTGtaacagaagcagcacagagccctgagAAGAAACCCAGAGGCTGGATTCCCTCAGAGCCTCCCTTCTCTAAGCGAGGACTgagctccctctgcagcccttcctTCTACTGCTGTCACAAAGGGTTTATCTTCTCTTTGCAGCTTCTAATTGTCACAGGACATGCAGGAATGCAAGAAATGCAAGGAAATCTTTCCAAAATAATCCATGATAATGACCCAAAGGTATAGAATAATCCATGGGAAATTACCTTTTATGTCAAGAGGTCCTTTTGCTTCTTTCCTTAAACTGGAGGATGTTTTTTACCTGAATAAAACCTACTGGGCTGCTCTGGCAGTTTCCTACTGACCTGTGCCCAATCTCATGGGCTATGGTGACTCCAAGGTCAAAGCCAGTGTCCTGGGTAATGACACAGCTCCAGAAGGAGGAGCAGACTCCCCCTAACTGAGTCACTCCACGAAGCTCCTTGTTCCCATCAGGCAACTCCAGGTCAAACCTAAAGTAAGGGAGAATtagaaaggaaagagcaaagaACCCCCACAGCTAAAAAAGTCAGGTCTAGACCTTCAGCTGAATTTATCTGAGCTTTCCTGGTCTAGCCTTGCCAGCTATCTAACTTTTCTTTTGACATGGGTGCTCATTGCTCAAATTTTATGATGATTCCacattaaaaaatccaaatgtcCTCAGACAAGCAGAACTGAATAAAACGACCTAATCCTATTTCCCAAtccctcccagggcagggagctcaGCACCTGGTGATGTAGAGGACAATGTCAGCATGCTGGGGGTCAGAGTCATTCTGGGGGTTCACCTTCTTGCTCCACTCACAGACACTGATGAGGGAGGAGGTGATGTTGGCTGTGATGTTCACCTCTGCCTGGAGGAAAGGCACACGTTGGCACATTCCAAACAGCTTTGAGCTTGGACAACACTCAAACTCAGTCCTCCCCTTACCTCAGGTTCTCTCAAAACCAGCATTTGCATGAGGTGAACTCTGAAATGAGCCCCCAGTGAGGCgtctctgagcagctctgctccctgagaAGAGACAAAGAGGATTCAATAAACAAAGGGCCTTGGGGACTCCCTGCTCCCAAAAACTGGGCTGCACTCATTACAAAGGTAACTACAACACTAACATATGCACTGCAAATGTGAATAAATCTGTCAGGAGATGAGAAGTGGTTGGATTTGTCAGATACTCTGAAGCAGCGAGAAGAACCTGCATGAAATGTTTCACAGGGTAGAGTGAATGCTAAAGAGTTTTCTGCAgtacacacacagaaaaattcttaaTAATAGCAAAAAGAGACATGAAAATTCTGCAATAGAAATAAgagtgaaatgcaaaatatgagACTGATTCAGTGGATTTAGCTTAATCCCACTGAAAGCAACAGGGTGAGAAAACTCTTTACCCAAGTTGCAACGTTACTAATGAAATTAGGAGCTACATTTTCTACATGGATTTTAAATCCTCTAAGATCTTCTATTACTCATGTAGCTCCTTGTACAAGAGAATCTGGGGAATTTCATGCCCAGGGAAGCACAGAGGAATGCCGTGACATGAACTCTGTACCAGGGACAGGTAACCCAAACCACCCAGAGGCCCTGCCTGTGACAGGATCCCAAACAGAGAAGCCACTCACAATGTTCAGGTTGGCCAGGACATATCGCTCCGTGTCCTCTTTGTGGTACAAGTAAACATCTGGCCCTGCCACCACCATCAGCTCCAAATGTTTGACAGCTGCCTCAGCCCTCTTGTGCAGGCGAGGAGGAGCCCACCCTGCTAGACAGCACAAAGGGACACCAGGAGGTTCAAATGCACCGTAAAAGGTCCTACAGATCACTCCCTCTCCCCAAAGGCTGCAATAACTCAGTTGCAAGTCCACCTCTCCAGGGGCTTGCTCAGCTTTCCCACTTCTGTTGGTGTCTTTCACCTGTCAGCAGCTTCAACAACACACCTGTGCtacaacaaataaataacaacCACCCACATCAAACACACCGGGCACACCTTGGCGAGGTGAGAAACATTTTCAAGCCCAGTCGTGTATTTGTAAACAAATTTTTCCTCTGAGCCCATGGAAGCAATCCCACCACCAGGagacagcttttccaggagggctccctgcccatggccatTACCTCTGGCTGGCTTTGCCTCTCTTGCAGCACTTTTGAAGAGGATGTGGGGGCTGGAGAAGCCAAGGTCCCTCAGCAGAGCCACATCTTTGCTCCTGACTGGCCTGATGTGAATCTCCTCACCCTCACCCACGGTGACGACTCCTTGCTGAAGCAGATAAAATTCCACCTCTGAGTTATTCCAAAGATATTTGCTATCCATGGAGATGGCAAAGATTTATTCAGTGGATGGTTCACACACGTTTGGTGCACCAAGCCACCGCCCTCCAAAGGCTCTTTCAGCTCATACTCACCAGCTGCCCTCCACAGTAAGTGACTCTGCTCCTGGccccaggaggctgcaggggtTTTCCACCTGCAAAGCAGTTTTCTGGGAATCTCTTCAGTAAAACAAAGGAAGAGTTCACCACCTGGCTGCTCacaaaggaggaggaaaggagggcaTGCTCCTCCAGGAATTCAAAGGCATAGAGCTGGCCCCAGGCCTGGATGGAGCAATGCTGGACCCGACAGGGCCTCAGCCCAAAATGTTCTTCTTTACAAGGGCAAGTTGGCTCAGCCACAACAAACTCAGGTACTGAAAGAAATGAGACAAGACCAGAAGCAGGGGAGCAGTTATGAGAAACAATGATACACAAAAACCCAACGTAAGGCCTATTTCCCCAGGAAAAATACCCTACAAAGGACAACAGGGGCCTCTTGGGGTCATGGTGTCAACAGCTAGAGAATGTCTGTGCTTTTGTGTATTCCAAAGTGAGGGTAATCTGACTGGGAACATGCAACGGAAACTGGGACTGAATTTATTGGAGTTTTTGCTGTCTCAATAAGGAGAACAGTTCATCTAAAAAAGGCTGAGACAGTTTTGTTCCTGCAGACTTTAACTGTTACTGAGTGGGAATGAATTATCACATTGGGACAAAGACACTGGGATGAACACTAGGTGAACTCACAAGGAGACAACACCCTTCCTTTAGGGATTTGAGACTTCAAAACATATCTTAATTCTGAACTACCAACAATACAGAATTCAAATCTCTTtgtacatttattaaaaaaaaaaaaaaaacaacaaaactaacAAGTCTTTAAAGTTACCCTTAGTCTAAAGCTTTTGTCAGAAGATCTGTTAATTTCATGGGAAAACACCAATACAGAGAATGGGGACTGCAGCAGAAATGTGCAAAGAGATTGAACACATCTCCTTCAGTGGGTTTTAAATTCCAACACATCCCTTCATCCACTCTCACACTGAAACCCAGATTGTCTCGCTTGCCCTGGGACTCAGAAACACCAAATGCTGCTGAGATCAGGGATTGTTACTCAGTGTTGTTAGCACTGCCGAGCACACGGGATTAGGAAGCAGCTGTCAGACGCGTTCCGAACTGAGGGAGGACTGAACCCTGCATACCATCAGGCACTGAGCTGGTTCCAAAGTAAGCCAAAACACCTTCCGCATCCAAAGCACCGAGGAATTTCTGCAAGAAGAAGAAGAGCTTTACATTTTTTTGCACTAAAAACAAATGGACACAAGACTATCCCTTCGCTGGACCGAACGTGGAAGGAACGTCAGCAAACAGCTCAGCAAGTCCCAGCGCCAAGGTTTACACTGCGCTAAACACGGGCTGCACAAAACGGCTTTATCTTCGTGATTAGCGAGCTCGGACGGAGTTTGGCTTAGAACCTTGTGCTctcttgtcctttttctttctttctttatgttgttttaattttttttagcttttctgaGAAGCAGGGCAGCGTTCCTGGAAGGGCCGTTCAGGAGGCCAGACTCACCTCAGgaagccagcacagccccagcgGGAGCACGGCGAGCGCCCGCAGCGCCAAGCTGACGGTCATGCCGGAGGAACCGcgctctcccagcccagcacaaagAGTTTTCTGCCCAAGGCATCACGTGGAGCGGAAGGGAAGAGCAAAAACAGCCTTTGAGCAAACAGCCTTTGAGCAAACACGCTCGGAGCGGGGGCGCGGGGGGCCGCATCGACAGCTGGAGCGCGGCCGCCCTTGCGCAATGTCCGCGGcttctgcagagccagccccgGCAGACCAAGGGCCGGCTCGGAGGCCGtgtggccctggggacacacccGAGTGGAGGGGTCACCCTGCGACCCCCCGGAACACCGGAACCGCTCTCCCCCGCCCCGGAACCCGAGCGCAGGCCGGCGTTCCCCGCCGGGGCGGTGCGGCGCTGTGCCGGTCCCCCTGCGGCAGCGCCGGCCCGCTTGGGACTCGCTGTCCTccgatcccgatcccggtcccggtcccggtcccgatcccggtcccggtcccaGTCCCGGTACCACCCCGCTGACCCCCGCATGGTCAAGCAGAGTCCTGCGGAGCCCCAGGCGGCGGGGCCGAGCGGCGCGTCCCGCGGGAAGAgcaagaagaggaggaaaaagaggaaggcCCTCCGGGAAGCGGCGGCCGCGTCGAAAGGCCCCGGCATGACGGCTGCGGGGCTCCCCCGCAACCCCCAGGAGTTCTCCTCCAACTGGAAGGCGCTGCAGGAGGTGAGGGGGACCGGGGGATGCGGCGGGGGCAGCGGGAGACAGCCCCggggagctgggccagggaagCAGGGCCATGCTGGCGGTGCCCGAATGCAGCTCCACGCTGGAGTTAACTCGGAGTGGGGGCAGCGACacctccactgtcccaggctgctccaaccccGTCTAAcccggccttggacacttccaggtatccagggacagccacagcttctctgggcagcctgtgccagggcctcatcaccctcacagggaagaacttcccaatatcccatctaaccttACCCCCTGGCAGTTTGAAGTcattccctttgtcctgtcactccaggctcttGTGAATAGTCCCTCTCTCCATTTCTTGAAGGCTccttttaggtactggaaggacaattctcttttccaggctcttttactttatcttttttttttttttaatgtaattttagtTGCTGAAACAAAAGGCAAATAACTCCAACAAGCCCATCTCTACGGGtcaaacaaacaccaaaaagaaGCAGCCACTCAAAGCAGCCAAAAGCCCGGAAGTCCCAGCAGtcaatgggaatgggaatgtggtAAAGGCCAAATCCACAAATAAAATGGACAGTGGTTCTGCTAAAGCAAATCCTCCTTTGGCCAAGCCAGAATCCAAGGGGGTTACAGCAAATAAGAACTTAAATGGCACCAAAAGCAATGGGAAaggctgcaaagaaaaaaagaaaagtggcaTTGTTGTGAAGGAGAAGGATGAGCTGAAACATAAGAGGAGGAAAGCTGAGGAACACGTGGAGCAGCAGCCCAAAGAGTGAGTATTtcaggcagcagccctggatgtgaatatttattttgggagGAGCACAGAGAGGTACATTCAAAACAGCTTCACTTTTCCAGActaaattctgaaagaaataagaCACATTTTGCCCCTACTCCTCGGACACAGCAAGAAACCTGCAGAGGTGCTAGTCATAGACTTAATTTTAACAGGGTTTATctcttgctttaaaaagtaaacataATTTTGTACAACAGACATCAGATTGCTtgttaaatgtaattaaatctGTTCCTCCCAGGGCTGACATCTGGTTTGATGACGTTGATCCAAAAGATATTGAAGCAGCAATAGGAcctgaagcagcagaaattgcCAGAAGGAACCTGGGACTTGAAACAGAGCAGTCCCAGTCTGTGGAGCAGGTGCTGGTTAAGGAAAAGGCTTTTGATGGGTGAGTGACATTCCAGGGGGAAGGATGGCATCAGAGGTGTCAGTGAGCACAGTGAGCTCCCTGCATCTGCTGCCAGGTTTGCCCTGTCCAAGTCCAGGTGTGAACCTTGTCAGCTCCAGCTgggccctgcagagctgtccccaaGCTGTGCCTTTGCCTTTCAGGCTGACCCGAGCTGTGGCCATGGACTGTGAGATGGTGGGGGTGGGCCCCAAGGGCGAGGACAGCATCCTGGCTCGGGTGTCCATCGTCAACCAGTTTGGGAAGTGCGTTTATGACAAGTATGTCAAGCCCACAGAGAAGGTGACAGACTACAGGACAGCTGTCAGTGGCATACGGCCTCAGAATTTAAACACAGGTACAAGGGGTTTCCTcgaaaaggatttttaaagagGGAGAATTCAATGGGTTGTCACAGAAGCCTCATTGGCTGAGCTTGGAACAGTCTGAGACTGaatttgggaaaacaaaatgctgagaTTTAAGTTAACCTTAATGCTAAGAAAAATTGTAGGAAGAAGTGCTTTTATACAGTGATCACTAACACCCTTGAAGAAATTAGCTGGTGGATtatggtattaaaaaaaaataatttccttttcatgctGTGCTCTTTATGGAATTCTCTATGTTCTAGCAGGGATTCGGTGTACTGTACAATAACTACAGTCCCAAGCATACAGTTACTTCCCAGAAAAGATGAAGTATATGCTCATGGAAAGTGTTTTCTTGTGTGGCATTTTTAGGTGAAGACTTCAAAGTGGTTCAGAAGGAGGTGGCTGAGATCCTGAAGGGAAGGATTTTAGTTGGCCACGCCTTACAGAATGATCTAAAGGTACCTTGAAAATGAAGTTTCTAATACATCATTCTGGATCAAGGGAACACACCTGAGCTCCTGGAAACTGGTCCTGAATCCAGCCCATGTCTGTATGAGCTGGGTCTTGTCCTTTCATGGGTTTAAAGTGTCTCTTAAAATGGATGGGAGGAAACAACAGGCAGCTGCACATTCAGCTCTATAAAGTTTCAGGCAATAACACATATTAGactgaaaatgtgatttcttctAGGTTCTACTTCTTGATCATCCTCAGAAGAAGATCAGAGACACACAGAGATACAAACCTTTCAAACAGAGAGTCAAGGTAAGAGACTGTTGGGAAGATGCTCAATTAACAGACTCCAGAGATGCTGACTCACTCCTGTGCTTGCTTTTACCTGAccctgttctttctttcctacCTATGCACGCACAAATCTCATAATTCATTAATTATTCCTGATATTTCACTAGCAGAGGCTAAGATGTGCTCTTCTTTGAGGAACATAATATTTTGATATACACCCATCTCTGTTATTTCAAGTCCTGTGAGACAGCATGGTTTATGATCTTTTCTGTCTCCAGAGTTCCAGGCCATCCCTGAAGCTGCTGTGTGAGAGGCTGCTCAATGTTCAGGTGCAGACAGCAGAGCACTGCTCGGTAGGTACCCCCTCAGAACATCCAGCTCTGGCTTCTGGATTGAGCCCAGAATGCTGTGCCTTCATCCCAGTGAaactcagcagcactgagatTGTCATCTAAGCTTGCTCACTGTTCCCTCATTTCATAAACAACTTTTGTACAAGTCAGCACTTAACTCTGAATTATTGTTACTTTAAAATTCCCAGGGGAAAAGGTAATGATGAAGATCTGTTTACCCTAAAAGCAGCATTCTGCACTGTTGCACTGTGGATAAACAGTGGGAGAGGCTACAGCTGAACCTCAGCAGGTCCTTTATTTCAGTGGGCAGGAGAATGGAAGAGATGAATGAACTGGGGAAGCAAAACTGGGAGGGGAGCTCGTAGATCCTGTGTCAAGAGAATTTTGTCATTGTGACTTTCCAGGTAACAATCAGAAATGCAGAGCATTGTGGTGGGCCCTGGACTCCAAATACACCATTTATCCCTTTCACTAGGCACAGAACCtaaatgtaaaaagaaatcaTGAAATGTTAATTGGAAGGATATATTAAAATGATGGAAGATTTAGGTGCTTACTACCTCACATCCCTGTCTGGTGTGTTCTCTTTCAGATCCAGGATGCACAAGCAGCTATGAGACTTTACAccttggagaaaaagaaatgggaagcTGCTGTTAGAAACaaagtaacaacaaaaaaagtaaaacttaaaaaaacaggGTAGAATCTTTCATCTGCAGCATTTGCTGGTTTGATGTCACATTCCAAATTTAGAGATAAGTCAGAACTGACAGCAGCAACTTCATAAAATCAATCCAAAGACAATCTGCAATAACCTGGAGGTACAGGAATGCTGCTGCTATCCCTCTGGATGATCCCTGATGCTGATGCCTCCTACTGTGTTCAAACAACCTTTGTAACAAATGCCTACAGCTGGGAAGAACTTCATCAGTTAAATTTCTTCAACAGAAATAGACACtgaataagtaaaaaaaattaaattatgataGATGAAGGAAGAAACTGTCATTGCTTTGTCAAAACTCTGAGgattaaaatctttatttcaggTATGTTGAGGTCCACAAAGTGAGGTCTGCTACAAGGTGAATTCTTAATTATTGCTGTTAGTTACACAGTTGTGGTACCTAAACCAGCAGTAAATGCCTGTTTATATATTAGTAATTGCccaatattctttttttctggtgtgaAGAATCTTCAAATGGAGGATCCAGGCTTTTGTATCCAGCAGTAGCCAAGTCTTGTTCTCAGACAAAGCgtttttccttcctcagtttCAAAAGTGTTGCACCCACCAGGGTCTGAATCTCCTGGAGAGAAATGTGGGAATTGTCAAACAGAAGAAGATCACCTTGTTCCTCCACTTATTTTTATActcatttattaataaaaataaagtgtctAACATAGGTCTTTGAAGTGGCTGCTGTTGTTACAACAGGAGAGGGACCTTTCTCCCCTTCTgtgattcatttttttctgctctccctTGTGACTGCTGTGTTCATTGAAGGGGTGCAGGCAATACCTGCAGGAGAACCTGGAGAACAGTTTGTAACTATCTTTGAAAACAATTCTGTAAATACATAACTAAAATCACCAAAATTAAGACTAaccagttttattttgcttgatGAACAAACCTAATTATTGGTTTCTTGCCAGCAAGCCattgcaaaagaaatattaatgtaaCACATTAAATAGCTCTGATgactttgctgttttttcccttttccagtgtGACTACTTGGTgaaatttaatgtaaattaaatctTCCCACAAACTGACAgaaagtttttgttgtttttttgtttatttgttaaTGATGCCActtcaaaccaaaaataaattagataTAATGTAGTTATGGCTTTATTCCTGTAAACTTTAGCCTGGTTTAGCACAAGGACtgtaataaattaatgtaatgTTGCAAGAGACCAGAacataatctttaaaaatttcagcattaataacaagaaaaacaactttcaaCCACTTGCTCTCAGTAGTTAAAACCATCCTTACAAGCTCACTCTTCACTCCACATGCAGCTAATTCTCTAAATTTCTGCACTGTGATCAAATCCCTcaccagaaaaaatatattgatataCTTTATTGTCACAGAGACTTCTCCATACCGTGCTAAATGGAAACTGGAGTTTTATTTcagacagcagcttttccattttctgggaCCTCATATCCAGCATAACTTCATCTGCAGTGCCAATTGACAAGAAAATTTATGGTTATAGCACaactgccagcagagcaggagctaaaggagcacagggagaggacAGAGCTACACAAGGAAGAGGCAAAATGAGATTAAGTTAAAATGTTTTACCATCAGAGTGGTATTTGTTTGGAACAAATAGAGTGAATTCTCAGGAGGATGAATTGGAACTCTCTCAGACACAATGTAAATCTTTCCTGAGAGCAGCTAACAtgtccctgagctgctcttgggttttactggttttggggttgggaGAGAAGAGGACACTCAACAaaagtgacagcagcagccatcTCACCATACTGAACCATCTCACTCatcagcaggcacagagcttCTGCCACCCCTGGCTCATCAAAGTGAAGGTGATATTCATCTTTGATTAGCTCTATTCCACTGCCTTTTGAGTCCAGCAGAATTGCcaaagctgcagtttctgcaaGGAAGACAAACACAGCTCATTGTAGCTGCAGACTGCAGGATCTGCTTCCCATCCCTTCACCAGCTGGCACATAGCACATTTTCAGGAAGTTGTGCCCATTATTTTCAGTCATCCTAAAAACTATTTTGAAGCATATTTGGGAACAAGTAGAACACCAGATACGCAGCTGACACTGTCATGaaggacagaaattatttcaatgatTGTTTTCATGTTGGTGGAGCTGATTGATaattaataaaagcagaaatgctgaatGTTACCTGAGAGCCTCACAAGGCTGGCTAATGCCAGGCAGCCATTCTTCACCAGCACTGCTCTTTCTGGGTTCATCCTGAGTGCATCCAGCAAAAGTGCTGCTGTGGGCTCATAGTCACTGTCAGTTATGCAAcctttacagaaaagaaacaaaacagacaaaaaagcacaaaatttcAATATCCTCCAGGCCAAAAGAATAAGACTCCTGAATACTCAGCTTACTCTGCCGATGGGGAATAGAAATGAGGTTACTGAGGGTGTTTTGCTCAGCTTTTCCCAGTGGAACGATGGC comes from the Parus major isolate Abel chromosome 17, Parus_major1.1, whole genome shotgun sequence genome and includes:
- the REXO4 gene encoding RNA exonuclease 4, with translation MVKQSPAEPQAAGPSGASRGKSKKRRKKRKALREAAAASKGPGMTAAGLPRNPQEFSSNWKALQELLKQKANNSNKPISTGQTNTKKKQPLKAAKSPEVPAVNGNGNVVKAKSTNKMDSGSAKANPPLAKPESKGVTANKNLNGTKSNGKGCKEKKKSGIVVKEKDELKHKRRKAEEHVEQQPKEADIWFDDVDPKDIEAAIGPEAAEIARRNLGLETEQSQSVEQVLVKEKAFDGLTRAVAMDCEMVGVGPKGEDSILARVSIVNQFGKCVYDKYVKPTEKVTDYRTAVSGIRPQNLNTGEDFKVVQKEVAEILKGRILVGHALQNDLKVLLLDHPQKKIRDTQRYKPFKQRVKSSRPSLKLLCERLLNVQVQTAEHCSIQDAQAAMRLYTLEKKKWEAAVRNKVTTKKVKLKKTG